The DNA region TTTAGAATATGTTATTTTTTTGGCTGTTTTTATTGGAGGTAGACACTGAGCATAACCTGGAGTTCTATATTCACAACTGGGGGTCAATTGTTGGCCGACTAAGATGTTAGCACTGTGCTGCTTACACAatattacactgagtataccaagtattaggaacaccttcctaataatgaGTTGCACCCCCCATACCATGTTTgaaggcacttaaatgttttatcttttccaccctctgaatggcacacatacactaaCCATTTCTCACATCTTAAAAATCCTGTTCCCGACCccccatctacactgattgaagtggatttaacaagtgacatcaataagagccttcacctggattcacctggtcagtatgtaaaggaatgaggtgttcttaatgttttatatactcagtgtatataactGTTTCATACAAGATTGTTATTGCCCATTTAAGGCTGGATAACAGTTGATATTATTTTAGGAGCAACTCCTTGACACATCGCTTGTGCGTTTAACATTATATGACACATTTCTGAGACAGTCTTGCACTTTAATCTATTATAGATTTAATCTATTGCCCGACCCAGGCAATCCCTGGGTGAAAAACCTGAAATACACTACTTTCATTTATCTGCCTGCGACGCCCTCAAATTTAGCCTCACATTGAAGTGTTTTGTcattttcttttcaggacaaccatggctacaagtagaacacaaaaTAATTTGACATGAACAGTTGCATTTGAGTTTTATTCACAAATGTCAATGAAAACAAGGTTCACCAAGCAAAAACCTTATAGAAAATGTATTTATAAGATTGCTGTAAGTATAGAAATTGTTTTCTCAGTTGGAAATAAATATCCAACTATTCAGTGACAGCTGTGTAGAATTTGTGGTAGCAACTGTGAGCTTATtgcagtattatagacactatgtcctggggtGTCCAATCTATGTAGAAGAGCCTTTACCTTCTAACGACGCTTGTGAGCAAAACAGTGTGCATGTTTGTAGGTATCTCGAGTTTCATAGTGGAGTCATAAGTTTGTAGTCAAACCGTTCAGACTTTACAGACATTTGTGAGAACTGTCTTccttgtctcacaaacacagCTCCAGCTCAGCCGCTGTTAATCGCATAAGAAATAGACGAATCCAATGCAAAAACCCAGAAGCCTGTTTTAAAAGGGGTTAAGGCACTAAAACGCACCAGCTTTACCGTGATACTCGAAGCATTTTAATGTCTATATAAATCCCATGTTACCATTGAGCATAAACATATTTCATGTGTTCTGCTGAAACTCTATGCGTATATCACCCAAATGTGTCATTTGCTCAAGTAATTATTAGCCTATACCGGTCATTCAGTGGTAGAGAAATTGCTACCTTCTGAAATGAATGTCCCTCTTTCACGCATAAGTATGGAAGTGTTTTGGGGGCAAATGTTTAGGAAGAAAGATGAGGGATGCCTAATTTCAGCTGAAGGTCTGAGATTTCTCTTTATGAGCTATAAGCCTTGATAAAACACGTGGCATTTTACCCTTATTAACTGTTGTGGATTTGTCTGTGTACTGACAAAATAACCCATTCTGTTAATAAAAACCTTTTTTATTTCCAACTTTAATAAGCTCAAAAAACAATCTGTATTTGAAAAGTATTTATAGGTTCTGTTACTTCACTGTTAACCATTTAGGAAATCACTGCACAGGGATTACAAGGCTAGTTCTCTGGGAAACTAGGCTTTGTTAGTTTTTATTTAGCCACCTGATTCACTGTACTGTAAATCTGGACTGAAAGGATTGTGTATATATAGGAGAACTTCTGCCCAAGTTACTTGATGGCAATGGATTTACCATGTCTCAAACCTGATTATAtaataattataaactgggtgatttgtgccttgaattctgacagccgtggtatatcagaccgtataccacaagTATGACAAGATATTTATTTTTACtggtctaattacattggtaatcagtttataatagcaataaggtacctcaggtgtttgtggtatattgccaatataccacggctatgggctgtatccaggcactccgcattgcgcttaagaacagcccttagccatggtatattggccataaatCACCCCCCGgggcttattgcttaattatcaCCCACACACTGACGGAACCGTGCTGTGCCGTTTTAAGCGGTAGCACAATTATGTCTACACTTTTAGCTTGTAATGAATAATATCTATAGAGAACAAAAGCAGCAGGAATGGTTATTTTGTAATGTATGCACTTGCATTTTCATACAATACAGGTACTTATGCTATTTACAGGAATATAAGTGTCAAACAGTATAATTTCATATGGACAGTAATTGTGGGGTTTACATGCACAAATGTTGATTAGATGGGCATCTTCAGGAGGGCACATTCTGTCAGCAGCTGCAGGATGGTGGTGATGTAGGTAGGGCTTGCAATCTGTGAAGGAAAAGAGATAGCAGATCTGTTTCAGTCATAGCATTTCATTAGGATCTGAAGTTCTAGATATTTCTCCAGATGTGTGCATGATATATACCTTGATTTTTCCACTATGGTGAGAAGAACCCAAAGCCGTGGAGACCTGCATCAGTGACCCAGCGGACAATTCTATCCTGAAGTGCCTGAAGAAGTGTGACTGCAGCCCTTTGATAAACCTGGTGACCTCCTCGATGCTGACATCTGTTGTGTCATCCTGCCGCACACTGTCCCAAAGCTCCCAGGCATCTTGTGGGTGGATGGTGTACTTAACATCCACAGGGGGTAGTGTTGGGAGGGTCCAAACCAGTTTCAGGTATTGGATGTTGATGGTGGGGTGGTACCCAATCCACAGGGCTGCGAGCCACTGGAGGTTGGTAGAGTTGATACCAAGAGGGCCAAAGCAACAGTCAAATGTCTTTTCAAACCAGGATTTGACCAAAACTGTGAGAGACTCTGGTCCCCTGGTACAGAGCAAAGGCAAACTGACAAATTCTGATGGTAGTGATCGGAGATACTCCAAGTCACCGTTGACGCAGGTCAGCCAGCCACTCCACACAACCTTCTGAGCATCATCTTTTGCAGCAAACACTTGTCTGGAGAGAATCTGAGGATGAGATCAACAGATGACTTCGAACACCACAATCGGATTTCACAGAAGAATATAGTATGTACTGTAAACTACATTTAGAGAAAAAAAACTTACCTGTATGAAAACCGTCTCAGCATCTTCATCCGTCTCTGCCAACCCAAGGACCACTGAGAAATTGACCTTGAAGCCCAATTCCTGGCCAACTTCAATCGCTAGGCCCTGTTGCTTCTCTGATATAATGAAAGCTGATAGGTGCTTTGAATAGGATTTCAACTGAGTGTGTCTGAACTGGTACAAAGGTGTGACGTACGACAGCTCCCATTCCTTCTTCACCAGGAGTGCCACTTGGTCTGGGTCAACCTGTTTCTAGAGAGCAAAGAGAGAAGTCAGATGGCTGCAAATACTACACTCAAAGGATAATGTCTAAAAAGTTCAAACAGGGCTACAGGATCAAGCCTACCCATTAGTCGAGTCAACTTTACACAACGATGTTGAATAGTTGTGAATACAACCACAATTGGTTTTAGCTACTTACTGTGATATCACGTGATTTTGGAGTTCTTCTACTTCTTGGTATTCTTAGAGCTGTCAGATGGCCTGATGTGTATCCCAGATTAGTTGCTTCAACGCAGCTTCGCATGGATCGCCGGTAACTCTTGCGTTGTGCCAAGACATTGTTAAGTGAGGTCTTTACAATGCTGTAAAGAACATTATGTTATGATAGGTAGTGTAACATTTATTTTACACCGAGCAGTGTAAAATAAATAAGAAAAAAAGGAAAGCTGAAGTGATGAAAAGTAGAAAACATTGTCACAAACTAGCTAGCATGGCCTTGTTCTCTGATAGTACACAAAAGGGTTGATACTGCTAACGCTAGCAAGCTTTGGCTTACTCCATTCGTAGAGGCTAAAATTCGCTTATTGACGACAGTCTCTTCTGACCAGAGGTGTTTTGTTAAGAGCCCAATCGCTTGCTCTAAACATTAAAACATCGCTTGCGGTATGGTTTTGGAAACAGGAAGgcatctttcatatcagcgagcAATTTTTTTAAAAAACGGGTTCAATTACTACACACCTTAATAAGGTTAGTGTTCCCACACTGCCATTGTTCCATGTCACAGCGCGTGTTTAAAGAAAACAGACATAGTGGACTACTTGCGCTAATTAGCAATCTGCAtctctgaacacctgtgtgtaaacagATGACAGGTGTAGTCATTGAAAAATACTTTGCTGCAACTGGTgttaaaacagtgtacagtaagtgtttattttacatttgtgaaattgtgatatgaaagtagagggatTTATGTTTCTAAAACAGTACCGCAATTGAGAATCAATTCACATTTAGATTGAATATTTGTCTGTTTTGGCTTCCAGAGCCAATTCGCCctttaaacagaacatgtaaggtcATTTGACTAAGGAATAAACTCCTTTTGTCAAATATTGGTCTAGAGGCACCCATAgccatatggatctgtgccaagttacagtatatttttttatttggagTCTTTCTCGCTGATGAAAGATAAGGACCATTTGTTTTGAAAGCCGTATTGCAAGTGATGACTGACATTAAAACACAGCATTGGGGTTGTAGTTCACATGGGCTAGTCGTCGGTGTAGCTAACCGCTGAAAACTGTAGTGTACAGAAGGCAGAATGCCGACTAACTTAAGAGTTTATGAGCGCTAGTTTTGGCTAAGCAGCTGCTGTTTTGATACGGTCTGATTTCATCACTCGCTGACCAACAGCTTAGTTAGCTATCTTTTTTTATAACGCTAACGTCGTCTAGCGATATTAATTAACAATAGATAAGCGATCTCACTAGTTGTGTACCTGCTCCGTTCCTCCATGACTGAAAAAAACACACAACCGGAAGTGGATTTTGAACATCGCGCTTTCCCATGATGCAACTGGAATCTTGATAAGGAACAGTAGTCGATTACAGCATCATTCAACATTGACGTCAAATATATGCGTCGAATCGTTTCATACGGTTGAAGCTTCAAATGCTGTCCAATGTCTCGTATCTATCTCCAAATATTGTTATAGATCCTTATCGTAGTTTGACGTCTTTGGTCAGAAATAGATCGCTCCTTCCCCACCATGTGTTATACAAGTTGAGCACACTAATCTGTAAATACAACGGATGGACACACTACAAGCAACTAACTGTCAATACCAAGCACAGCCATATATATTCAGACTTGTGCTTTCTACTTCCGC from Salvelinus fontinalis isolate EN_2023a chromosome 26, ASM2944872v1, whole genome shotgun sequence includes:
- the cenpl gene encoding centromere protein L isoform X2; protein product: MDIVKTSLNNVLAQRKSYRRSMRSCVEATNLGYTSGHLTALRIPRSRRTPKSRDITKQVDPDQVALLVKKEWELSYVTPLYQFRHTQLKSYSKHLSAFIISEKQQGLAIEVGQELGFKVNFSVVLGLAETDEDAETVFIQILSRQVFAAKDDAQKVVWSGWLTCVNGDLEYLRSLPSEFVSLPLLCTRGPESLTVLVKSWFEKTFDCCFGPLGINSTNLQWLAALWIGYHPTINIQYLKLVWTLPTLPPVDVKYTIHPQDAWELWDSVRQDDTTDVSIEEVTRFIKGLQSHFFRHFRIELSAGSLMQVSTALGSSHHSGKIKIASPTYITTILQLLTECALLKMPI
- the cenpl gene encoding centromere protein L isoform X1, translated to MLNDAVIDYCSLSRFQLHHGKARCSKSTSGCVFFSVMEERSSIVKTSLNNVLAQRKSYRRSMRSCVEATNLGYTSGHLTALRIPRSRRTPKSRDITKQVDPDQVALLVKKEWELSYVTPLYQFRHTQLKSYSKHLSAFIISEKQQGLAIEVGQELGFKVNFSVVLGLAETDEDAETVFIQILSRQVFAAKDDAQKVVWSGWLTCVNGDLEYLRSLPSEFVSLPLLCTRGPESLTVLVKSWFEKTFDCCFGPLGINSTNLQWLAALWIGYHPTINIQYLKLVWTLPTLPPVDVKYTIHPQDAWELWDSVRQDDTTDVSIEEVTRFIKGLQSHFFRHFRIELSAGSLMQVSTALGSSHHSGKIKIASPTYITTILQLLTECALLKMPI